In the genome of Megalops cyprinoides isolate fMegCyp1 chromosome 7, fMegCyp1.pri, whole genome shotgun sequence, one region contains:
- the LOC118780967 gene encoding ubiquitin carboxyl-terminal hydrolase 4-like has product MSDGDGPESGTGAEPDPEPVSAQVSIPSTDSQKQSIGVLMKTTLRKGDEWFLIDSRWFKQWKKYVGFDSWDMYNVGEQSLYPGPIDNSGLFSDQETQALKEHLIDELDYVLVPTEAWQKLVSWYGCLQDQRPIVRKVVEHGMFVKHCKVEVYLLELNLCEHKNMDNVVTKHFSKADTIDTIEKEMRSLFSIPPEKETRLWNKYMSNTYEQLSKPDSTVQDAGLFQGQMLVIEQRNDDGTWPRQAPHSQSSITSRNFTTSPKLSSNSSANISSTVTNGDSSSNSIYSLNNSTSSDNRLGGYNSYSSSYVYRESQPGLCGLSNLGNTCFMNSALQCLSHASPLTEYFLDDQYEAEINRENPLGMRGEIAEAYADLVKQMWLSRSSYVAPRTFKTQVGRFAPQFSGYQQQDSQELLAFLLDGLHEDLNRVKKKPYLALRDAEGRPDEIVAKEAWTNHRLRNDSIIVDIFHGLFKSTLVCPECSKISVTFDPFCYLTLPLPMKKDRTMEVFLVRADPMSRPMQYRVVVPKLGTVADLCGALSKHSGIPAENMVVADVYNHRFHKIYRKDDGLNNIMEKDDIFVYEVGDEGAETIHLPVYFRERHTKHVGGSTGALLFGQPLLITVPKQNLPVDVLYEKVLERIGRYVKRPQGSVGDGRTSALASSSAGSSSQAAEANTASGCNSDLHGRSGCPSEAASCSAGSASGGSQQGQQTCNGPNGMCGDEEEAMDHQVSPEPEYSQSDDSVGGEEEEEEDEEEEGEDLENGPSGSVAKSTSSEPKLFSFSMVNSYGTANIGLLPSDGNVLKLNAHSTVAINWDSDMKKLYYDEQEAEAYEKHESMLQQQKKKTTVALRECIELFTTMETLGEHDPWYCPTCKKHQQATKKFDLWSLPRILVVHLKRFSYNRCWRDKLDTVVDFPIRDLNMSEFVCDPKASPYVYDLIAVSNHYGGMGGGHYTAFAKNEVDDKWYYFDDSSVSAATEDQIVTKAAYVLFYQRRDVDTPTKTPPSTASSGGGSETGDDHMDTN; this is encoded by the exons ATGTCTGACGGAGACGGACCCGAATCGGGTACCGGGGCAGAGCCGGACCCGGAGCCCGTGTCTGCTCAGGTCTCCATACCTTCAACGGACAGCCAAAAACAGAGCATCGGAGTGCTTATGAAGACAACGCTCCGCAAGGGAGATGAATG GTTCTTGATTGACAGCAGGTGGTTTAagcagtggaagaaatatgTGGGCTTTGACAGCTGGGATATGTACAATGTTGGAGAACAGAGCCTTTATCCAGGGCCTATTGACAACTCAGGACTTTTCTCAG ACCAGGAGACCCAGGCCTTGAAAGAGCACCTTATAGATGAGCTGGACTATGTTTTGGTGCCCACCGAGGCCTGGCAGAAGCTGGTCTCTTGGTACGGGTGTCTGCAGGACCAACGCCCCATCGTCAGGAAG GTGGTGGAGCATGGCATGTTTGTCAAGCACTGTAAAGTGGAGGTCTACCTGCTGGAGCTCAACCTCTGCGAGCACAAAAACATGGACAATGTGGTGACAAAACACTTCAGCAAGGCTGACACCATag ACACAATTGAGAAGGAGATGAGGTCACTCTTCAGCATCCCACCGGAGAAGGAGACACGCCTGTGGAACAAGTACATGAGCAACACGTACGAGCAACTGAGCAAACCGGACAGCACGGTGCAGGACGCCGGTCTCTTCCAGGGACAG ATGCTGGTGATCGAACAGAGGAACGATGACGGCACGTGGCCCAGGCAAGCCCCGCATTCACA GTCCAGCATAACGTCGCGGAACTTCACTACCTCTCCAAAGCTCTCCTCCAACTCCTCAGCCAACATCTCATCAACAGTGACCAACGGCGACAGCAGCAGCAACTCCATCTACTCCCTAAACAACAGCACCTCCTCTGACAACAG GCTGGGAGGCTACAACTCCTACAGCTCCTCATATGTGTATCGAGAGTCCCAGCCAGGCCTATGTGGACTCAGTAACCTTGGCAACACGTGCTTCATGAACTCTGCCCTccag tGCTTGAGCCACGCCTCCCCGCTCACAGAGTACTTCCTGGATGACCAGTACGAAGCGGAGATAAACCGGGAGAACCCGCTGGGAATGAGGGGCGAGATCGCCGAGGCGTACGCCGATCTGGTCAAGCAGATGTGGCTCAGTCGCAGCAGTTATGTGGCTCCCCGCACCTTCAAG ACCCAAGTGGGTCGCTTCGCCCCGCAGTTCTCAGGGTACCAGCAGCAGGACTCGCAGGAGCTGCTGGCCTTCCTGCTGGACGGACTCCATGAGGACCTCAACCGTGTCAAAAAAAAGCCTTACTTGGCTCTGAGGGATGCTGAGGGCAGGCCTGACGAG ATAGTAGCCAAGGAAGCATGGACGAACCACCGCCTGCGCAACGACTCCATCATCGTAGACATCTTCCACGGCCTCTTCAAATCCACTCTGGTCTGCCCAGAGTGCTCTAAGATCtcggtgacctttgaccctttcTGCTACCTCACGCTGCCTCTGCCTATGAAGAAGGACCGCACGATGGAGGTCTTCCTGGTCCGTGCAGACCCCATGTCTAGACCCATGCAG TACAGGGTGGTGGTCCCCAAGCTGGGCACTGTGGCGGACTTGTGTGGTGCATTGTCCAAGCACTCCGGAATCCCCGCGGAGAAT ATGGTCGTGGCAGATGTTTACAACCACCGATTCCATAAAATCTACAGGAAGGACGATGGCCTCAACAACATAATGGAGAAAGACGACATCTTTGT GTATGAGGTGGGCGACGAAGGAGCGGAAACGATCCACCTACCCGTGTACTTCAGGGAGAGGCACACAAAGCACGTCGGGGGCTCCACGGGCGCCCTGCTCTTCGGCCAGCCGCTGCTCATCACCGTCCCCAAGCAAAACCTCCCCGTCGACGTTCTCTATGAGAAAGTGCTGGAGAGGATCGG GCGCTACGTGAAGCGACCGCAGGGCTCCGTCGGCGACGGGAGGACCTCGGCCCTGGCCTCCAGCAGCgccggcagcagcagccaggcGGCGGAGGCCAACACGGCATCCGGCTGCAACTCGGACCTGCACGGCCGCAGCGGCTGCCCCTCTGAGGCGGCCTCTTGCAGCGCGGGGTCGGCCAGCGGCGGCAGCCAGCAGGGGCAGCAGACCTGCAACGGCCCCAACGGGATGTGTGGAG ACGAAGAGGAAGCCATGGATCATCAGGTTAGCCCGGAGCCTGAgtacagccaatcagatgacTCCGTGGgcggagaagaggaagaggaggaagatgaggaggaggaaggagaggaccTAGAGAACGGCCCCTCTGGCAGTGTGGCCAAGTCCACAAGTTCAGAGCCAAAACTATTCTCCTTCAGCATGGTGAACTCTTACGGAACAGCCAACATTGGGCTGTTGCCCAGCGACGGAAACGTTCTCAAACTCAATG CACATTCCACCGTGGCAATCAACTGGGACTCGGACATGAAGAAATTATATTACGATGAGCAGGAAGCAGAG GCATATGAGAAGCACGAGAGCatgctacaacagcagaagaagaagaCCACAGTGGCTCTGAGGGAATGCATCGAACTCTTCACCACCATGGAGACACTTGGAGAGCATGACCCCTG GTACTGCCCCACCTGTAAGAAGCACCAGCAGGCCACAAAGAAATTTGACCTCTGGTCCCTGCCCCGAATCCTGGTAGTGCACCTCAAGCGCTTCTCCTACAACCGCTGCTGGAGGGACAAGCTGGACACCGTGGTGGACTTCCCCATTAG AGACTTGAACATGTCGGAGTTTGTGTGCGACCCAAAGGCTTCACCTTACGTTTATGACCTCATTGCCGTGTCCAACCACTACGGTGGAATGGGTGGAGGGCACT ACACAGCCTTTGCCAAGAATGAGGTCGATGATAAGTGGTATTACTTTGATGACAGCAGCGTCTCTGCCGCCACAGAGGATCAGATTGTG ACAAAAGCAGCCTACGTCCTGTTTTACCAACGCAGAGATGTGGACACGCCCACAAAGACTCCTCCCTCCACTGCTTCCTCAGGCGGAGGCTCTGAGACAGGGGACGACCACATGGACACCAACTGA
- the LOC118781113 gene encoding probable protein BRICK1 yields the protein MAGQEDPVQREIHQDWANREYIEVITSSIKKIADFLNSFDMSCRSRLATLNEKLTALERRIEYIEARVTKGETLT from the exons atggctggCCAGGAAGATCCAGTACAGAGAGAGATTCACCAGGACTGGGCGAATCGGGAATACATCGAAGTTATCACGAGCAGTATCAAGAAGATAGCTGATTTTCTTAATTCTTTCG ATATGTCGTGCAGGTCCCGATTGGCAACTTTGAATGAAAAGCTGACGGCATTGGAGAGGAGAATTGAGTATATTGAAGCAAGG GTGACGAAAGGGGAGACATTGACTTAG